From a single Triplophysa rosa linkage group LG1, Trosa_1v2, whole genome shotgun sequence genomic region:
- the LOC130557500 gene encoding uncharacterized protein LOC130557500 has translation MSLSVSQGEGVTVFTSKPKSRRPTVCQILGNLCYSPAVLIPQDVKKKTVSRPTILGIVQIIVGLLNIITGILFVKWGIHDYIMIWDSPFWLGGEFLISGIMTMLAGNYPSYFLFTLAVILNEVSALLAILAVGLYSWDLENSSSSSAYDYSSALTPKHRREADPLLFFKDSDVTVRRILDIMMIVFAILQLCMNVTFVVPVLKKCARKNSLDDPQLHKLIPEEITANPAC, from the exons ATGTCTTTAAGTGTGTCTCAGGGCGAAGGGGTGACTGTCTTCACCTCAAAACCAAAAAGCAGACGGCCCACCGTGTGTCAGATCCTGGGTAATCTCTGCTACAGTCCAGCGGTTTTAATACCTCAGGATGTCAAAAAGAAAACAGTGTCCCGTCCAACAATACTAGGG ATTGTGCAGATTATAGTTGGACTTCTCAACATCATAACAGGgattttgtttgtaaaatggGGAATACATGATTACATTATGATATGGGATTCTCCATTTTGGCTTGGTGGTGAG TTCCTCATATCAGGAATCATGACTATGCTTGCAGGCAACTATCCAAGTTATTTTCTG TTCACCCTCGCTGTGATCCTGAATGAAGTCAGTGCTTTACTGGCGATATTAGCTGTTGGACTGTATTCATGGGACTTGGAGAACTCAAGCTCTTCTTCGGCCTACGATTACTCATCAGCGCTCACCCCCAAACACAGGAGGGAAGCTGATCCCTTACTGTTCTTTAAGGATTCGGATGTG ACGGTCCGCAGAATTCTAGATATCATGATGATAGTTTTTGCCATCCTTCAGCTCTGCATGAACGTCACTTTCGTTGTCCCAGTTTTGAAAAAATGTGCCAGGAAGAAT TCTCTGGACGACCCTCAACTTCACAAGCTGATCCCAGAAGAGATCACTGCCAATCCTGCATGTTAA